A segment of the Fibrobacter succinogenes subsp. succinogenes S85 genome:
TTTAAGGTCTTTGGAGTGTAGCCAATTCGAGCGGCGAAATCGTTAATATCCACATCCATTTCCTGAAGTTTTTCTTTAAGAATATTTCCGGGGGACGTTTTGCCCCACAAAACCAATTCTTTTTTTTCTGCCATATAATTCCTCTCTATTTATGATAATCTACAATTTCTATGACTTCGGCTTCGGTAACTTCTGCCCAAATCACGGCCTTGTCCGGTTCTGCACCCCAAATGATCAGTCTATAGGGTTGATCGAGGTCGCATGCCCATTGTCCTTTTCGATTGCCAACAAGCTCGTGAAAACGTCCTGGATAATGCAATAAATCAGCAAAATTTTCGGCAGAAATCAATGAAAAAATTCGATTTCTATAGCATATCGCTCGTTTCTTGCCCATTCGCCTTATTGCATAAGCCTCATCCGTTGCGCAGTGCTCTAACTCTTTATCTCTAAATTCTATTTTCAAGACACCCCCACCGTTAGCCAAAAATCCTATTTGTTAATATAATAAATATTTTTATGGAACGCAATGGGTTTGCTGCTTGTCTATTTTTTGATGGCTTTCTAGAGGACTTCAAAAGCGTAAGGGAAATGTTTGGTATGACGTCCGCGTTTGTCCTCAGCTTTTTCTTCTCCATACAATTCCGCCAAATCGCGATCTATCATGACCTGAACATCGCGTGTGACTGCGATGTTACCCTGTGCCAAATACGCCTAATTGAACGAAGAATCTGTATTTGAAATTTTTGGCGAAGTTCTTTTCAAAACGAATTCCCGCATCTAGGAAATGTCCAGATCTAGAGGGTCGTGCTGAAAAGCGCAAACTTAAATCGTTTGTGTAAGTAAAACTGCGCGCATGGAAACCTTCTTGAATTACATGTGTTGTAAAATGGTTTTGGACGTTAATGCCAAGCCATGAACCCGGTACAAGGGGGATGTAAACCATTCCGCACCAAAAAAAGAGCGGCGCCAAAACCAAAATGCCAGGGCCGCCTGATTCGGAACTCGTTATTTTGTTAGCAATAGCCTCAATCCCATTGAAAAGAAACCATCCTCCTGCGGCAAATAAGGCGTCATCGGAAGCTCCGAAATCGTCAACCCTTAAATGGAGTGGCTCGTATCCGACATGGATTCTATATCCATCTGTAATATTGATTGATAAAACATCAAGAAAAGTAAAAATGGAAAAGTCAAATACATTAGGTGTCGCATAGCCGGCACTAAAGCCTAAGGCTCTAGGCATGTATTCTTCATTATGATGCTCAAGCATCCTGTCCAATTGCTCTTCTTCTGATAAGCCCTTCTTTTCTTGGGCCATGACATTACTGCAGATGCAAAGGACTGCAATGCATATAACACGCTGCAGAAATTGTTGAGAATGTTTGCAAAGTAATATCATGCTTTTTAATATAACAAAAGCGTTTTGGGGTCTTAGGGGAGTCCCCTAGGCGAAGGGGTGATGGAAGACCGCATGGCGGGCTGCAATCAGGGGGATTCTTCCCCCCTTCCACTAGCCACTCTTATAGTCTTTTTCTATCTTACCGCGCACCGCCAGATGTCGTATTTCTGGGGAACCGGGCGAGAACCGCCCATGAAAAAGGAAATTATTATGTCTCAAATCGAACTCACTTTCCCCGA
Coding sequences within it:
- a CDS encoding type II toxin-antitoxin system RelE/ParE family toxin, whose translation is MKIEFRDKELEHCATDEAYAIRRMGKKRAICYRNRIFSLISAENFADLLHYPGRFHELVGNRKGQWACDLDQPYRLIIWGAEPDKAVIWAEVTEAEVIEIVDYHK